Genomic segment of Bacteroides stercoris ATCC 43183:
TAATCCTACCGAATGGAATAACGTTGCAGCGATAGGCAGCAATATGATGTATCCGGCATCGCCCACTACATTGGACAGTAATCCCAGAACAATAACACTGAGTATGATACGCCACGGATTACGTACCCGTCTGCGTATGCCTTTGCGTATACACGCATCTATAAACCCGGAATGTTGTGCAACCCCTATCCCGAACATCGCCACGATAACCAGCCCCAACGGGGCAAAACCCGTAAAATTCGTTACTACATGACGCAGCAGCCATCGAATGCCTTCCGGACTCAATAAACTCTGTACACGTATCTCTTCGCCTGTATGAGGCAGACGCACACTCAAACCGTAGACATCAAATATCCACGACAGAAAGATAACTCCCAGTGTCAGCAGGAAGAACATCGTTGCGGGATGGGGCATTCGCCATTTATTCCTCATAATTACTCGGTATTCGGAATTATTCCTCGTCCGCTTCCAGATTGTCAATATCAAGAATACGCAGTTCCAGTGCACGCACCACAAGGCGCGTAGCATTTACTCCCACTCGTTCGCACTCTCCAAAAAGGCGCCCTATCAAATCATTCTGCCGTTTCTCCAAAGATTTCACGCCAAACGGCATTCCTTTCAGGTTGGCAATCATTTCCTTTGTGTACCCCAAAGCAAGATGACGGAGAAAACGTTCGTCATATTCGTCTATGTCATAACTGATAACAGCTTCCTGCCGTTTCGTATCATTCCGGACGGAAGTTTTAAAACGTTCTACAATCTTTTCCAATATGGGATAATTGAAAACAAGTTTTTTCCCGTCCATAACAGCTTGTACGTCTGTCTTGGTCAACAATTCTCCAGTCTTCAGAATAATACCATCAGCTCCCGCTTCAAGGACATCCACCCATAATTTTTCGTTTAAAATCTCTCCGGTGAATATCAACACATGTACATCCGGATAGCGCTTAAATATATTGCGGCAAATATCCACACCGATAGTAGTGGAGCCACCCAAACCCAAATCCAGTAAAACAAGGTCCGGCACACCGGTTTCCATCAAACTCCAGAATTCTTGTTCCGTCATGGCGGTACCGATAACTTCCGCATCCGGTATTTCGTGACGGAATATCTCTTCCGTTCCTTTTAATTCCAGCTTTACGTCCTCTACAATAATGACTTTAAACTTCTTAGCTTCCATATTTCATATCTTTTTATCCTTACTTATTCTAATTTGCTCCGAGAAAAGCCATTATCTTCCCGGCTGAATTCTTTTTAGATAACGGGGCAGCGTAAAGTATACGGCAAATCCCCCTTTCTCTGCAGGTTCTGCATTAATGCGGCATCCTCTTCTTCCGGCAAATTCGTCATGGTCGCGAATAATCTGTTTGCATAACAAGTACTCCGTACCACACAACTTTCCCTTTTCACCGGCCGTCATACATGCCAGATTCGGGTAAAACAGTTGATTCAACTCTTCCCTTGTTTTCTCCCGCCGCATATCTGTAAAAAGAAAACGCACAAAATCATCTTCTACTGCACAAGTCAGGCGAATTTTTCCCGCAACCGGCACAGACAAAGCTTCATCAATCAAATTCTCCAACAAAAAATGCAATTGATTTACATCTCCGATAACCGATTCACTTACTGTTTCTATACTGAAAACAACAGAAGCTGCAACTCCCCTGCTCACCTTACGGAAATACTTCTCCGCAGCTTCCAACAGCTCGGGCACAGGAATCACCGTACGCCTGAAAGTAACCTCTTCCAACTGACGGGATGCACATTGGCTCAAAATGTAGAATACCCCTTTATAATACTCTATCAATTCGCTGATAGCCGCTACCGTTTCCCGCTCCTCTGTTTCCGACAGCTTACCGGAGCGAAGTTTGCCTATCAATTGCTTTATTCTATTTGGATAATAAATCGTTTCATGTTTGATGGTAGACAAACAGTTATCAAGCACCATATTCTGCACATGTAGCAAACTGTCCTCCCACGACGCACGACGTGCTTCATCCTGAGCTGTCTCAATATCCCGGTATTTCATTGCCAGCTTCACTACCGCATTGAATATCACAATAGCAATGTAACGGGCTATCAACTCCAGCAATAAACGGTCGGATTCCTGCTGCATCCTGCTTCTCACCAAACACAACACTCCTATACACTGAGTGGAGTTTCCGGCTTTCACAATGAGAGGCAATGCCTGCATTCCATTTTCCGACAGATACCTCTGTTCTTCAAAACAGCATTGCATCAAGTCTTCCCACACAAGTTTGTTCTCTGCTACTCCTTCCAGAGGATTCGACGCATACTCCAACCTATGGGCAGCCTCGTTATAAACCGCAATGCTCAACCGCTCTATACTCAACAACTCATTAACCGCATCGAATGCATTATCCGCGATTTGTTGCGGAATATCTTTCAACATATCTTCTTCACGTTTTAGCATCTCCTCGTCTTCGGATGCAGATATTACAGATGCGGTAAACACCTGCTTGTTGATTTCCAATACTTGCTCCAAGTTCCAACGGTTTACCAATCTCCTGCGGGAATACAGAACATAATACCCCAAGCATAGCGTAACCAATAAAATAATCACCAACAAGATACTCACCGTCTTATTATTCGTAGAACGCTCCAGTTCGCGGCAGAAATCTTCCAAAGACTGGTCCTCACCCAGCAACTTGTACAAAGTGGTATAAGCAGCATTATTATAGCCATACTCATCCCACTGTTTCAAAGCAAGAAATGCAACCGCCGCCTCATTCCTAATATCCAGAATCACATGAAAATCGGAATTAAACATCTCATTCCACCAGTCCAGCTCAGCAGGTATGTCATCCCCGACCAAAGTCATATAACGATGCGGTTCTTCGGCATACTTCCCGTAATGTTCATTCAGGCAAACCATTGCGGAGTCTATATATTGCAAAGCCAGCGCATATTCACCGTCTACATTACAGTAATAGGCTTCATTGGCATAATCGGAAGCCTTATTCAGTAAAAGTTCATATTCTGTCTGCAAGACCAATGTCAGAGAGTCAGTAAGTGTTTCTTTCGGCACATCGTTATCAGTTGCCTTGCTGCAAGAAACCATACCTAAAGAAAACACAAGTAGTATCACGGTCAAAACCTTACGTACTCCTGCCGGCAGTCTGAAGTAGAAACGGCTCCCCTGCCCTAACGTACTCTTCACATTGAGCAGGCACACATTAAAAACAGGATTCGTTTTCTTATATTTCTCAATAATGCCCTTACAATTCATTAAGCCGAAGCCGTTGCCCTTATTTTTCCGCAATGCCTCCCGGTCGGGTGCATCATTCATGCCGATAATTTTGGAATCATACACCTTCTCGCCTATGATATGGTTAACATCTTCCGGAGACAGACCGCATCCGTTATCCTCAACGGATATTTCCACAAAATCATTCTCCTGCCGGGCATAGATTCTCACCTTCCCCCCCTTGGGAGTGTACTTACGTGCATTTTCTGCCAATGTATTTATCATAAAGAGAGTCAATGCCCTGTCTGCCTTCACGCAAGCATCGGTAGGTTCTACTTCCAAATCCAGCTGTTTCATTTCAAAAGCCCGGCTTCCTTTCCTCAACAATTCAAAAAGCTCATTCAGTTCAAAAACTTCGATGCTCAGACTCAGTGTACCTTGCTTCATCTTAATCCACAAAGCCAGAATATCATTATACTCGTTAATGGTGGTAACAAGCTCATCAATATACTGATACTTTTCTTTTTTGATAGTTTCATCATGGATATATCCCATGCGTATCAGTTTATGCACCTCGTTCAGAATACGGTCAATGTAAGGATGAATACCATCAACAATAGAAAGGCAAGCCTTCTTAATCAGATTCTGTCGTTTGTTTCCGGCAATATGCCGTTCATGAATATAGCGTTGTTTCTCCAGTCTGCGCTGTTCCTCGCCAAGGGAAATGGAAGTCATTCCGTTGTCTAACGCCCATTGGATATAAGGATTGATTACTTGCACCATAGCCTGTTCATCTTTCCTCATATGCCGTGCGAATATCAATTCCCTATTCTTGATACATACGTCTTCTGTTCCGAATAAGCATTTCATTTTGGGACGTACAGCCACCAGAATCGCATCCGTGATGTCTTTCTCGGTCTGTGCATCAGCAGGAATGGATACAGTTATCTCCTGACAAATATCCAGCATAGATTGCAAACGGTGCAGATGCAATCTGTTGCGCTGTTTAGAACGTTTATTAAAGAACCAGAAGAACACCACCACTACAATAAGCCCCGTAATCACACAGAAAAGCAACAGATTAAGCTGTCCCGCTTCTCTTTCCAATGCTTGATAACGACTTTCCAATTCCTTATCCTGACGGGTATCTTCCAGAATATCCAGATATATATTCCTGTTATAATCCGAATACTCTTTCATTTCCAATCCGGCATAGGTGACACTCAACTGCTCACGTATCCTTGAAATCCATTCGGGAACGGTTTTTAATTTCTGCCGAATCCAGGATTTCTCCGCACATATCGTATCACGACGGTCATAAGCCTTCAACCAATCCAGACTGTCGTGGCAATCGTAAAAACGGCGATGATGATCGTTTACACACTCTAAGGCACGTTTCAGAGTATCGAGTGCCTGCTCATATTCTCCATGCGCATTCAAATATTTCCCGATAGAAACGTATGCACCCGCAATTTGGTAAATGTCATTATACTGCCGGAATTTCTCCAAAGCCTGTTGTCCCAACCGCATAGGCAATAAAGAATCCACCGGCTCGCCGAATTGTTTCAACGCATGCGTCCGCCGTCCTTGATAAAAATCATAATTATCCGGAGAAGCCATCAAATTAGCCAATCCCTGTATACCGTTTCCTTCAAAATACAGATACCCTTTCCTGGAAGCTAATTTCCAAGTAGTGTAAAGTTCATCAAACTCCCTTAAACGACGCTCATCAGGCGTTTCTCCTTCGCACAAAGAAGCCGACCCTTTTATATAGTGATAATACAATAACTGATTTGTGTCTGTTGCCAACTCCTCATTCTCCGGCACCTCATTGATAGATGCCAAAGCTTCCGGCCGTTGCTGCAAATAATAGTAATATATGGCAGACACAATATAAAACTCCGACCGAGCATAGGCCAGCCGCATTCGCTCATGCCTGTCTACAAACAAATTGTTATCTTCTGCGATGCGTTTCATGCGGCGTACAGCACTATTGCGGTAATCATAGAACTCTTTGTTCAGTGCCGTCCGCTGATAAATTTTCATCAAGCCTATATCGGCAATCAGAAGTTCCAATTCATTCTTTGTCAGACTGTACACTTCCTGATAGTATTTCTCCGCCTGTTCAAAGTCCATTCGCATAAAAGCGCAGAATCCCAAATTATTACAAGCTTCCGCCTTTCCTTGCCTGTAAAGTTTCACTCCCCGGTAAGCCTTTGAAGCCGCATGACACGATGAGTCCAAATTTTTATAACGATAAGCATATGCCGCCTGATTTAAGGAGTCAATCAGATGCACCTCTTTTGTAGGAGCTGTACCCACGCACGAAACGAATGCCGTACCTATCAGGCATAGCATTCCTATTAATAATATAGATGAAAGGTATTTCACAAAGCAAAGCTACAAATAAATCCGGTAAAGAAAAATATTTTTTCTACAATAAGTCTTGTATTATGTAGCGGGAAATTCATACCTTTGCATGCAAATTAATAAATAGGTAATATCTATTACAAAATGAGCGAAAAAGCACCTTTTATGGTATTCTCAGGAACAAACTCGAGATACCTTGCAGAAAAAATCTGCGCCAGCCTTAATTGCCCTCTAGGAAAGATGAATATCACCCACTTTGCCGATGGTGAATTCGCTGTTTCTTATGAAGAGTCTATCCGTGGCGCAAATGTATTCCTGGTTCAATCCACTTTCCCTAATTCCGACAATTTGATGGAACTTCTGCTGATGGTTGATGCGGCCAAAAGAGCATCTGCCAAAAGTGTTATTGCAGTAATTCCTTATTTTGGTTGGGCACGTCAGGACAGAAAAGACAAACCGCGTGTATCCATCGGCGCCAAGTTGGTAGCTGACCTGCTTTCAGTTGCAGGCATCGACCGTTTGATTACTATGGACCTTCATGCTGACCAAATTCAAGGTTTCTTCAACATTCCGGTTGACCATTTGTATGCATCGGCAGTATTCCTTCCTTATATCGAATCATTAAAGTTGGATGACCTTGTTATTGCAACTCCCGACGTAGGCGGTTCAAAACGTGCCAGCACATTCTCCAAATACCTCGGTGTACCTTTGGTATTGTGCAACAAGACGCGCGAGAAGGCAAACGTTGTTGCCACCATGCAGATTATCGGTGACGTAAAAGACAAGAATGTAGTATTGGTAGATGATATAGTAGATACCGCAGGTACTATCACCAAAGCAGCCAACATCATGATGGAAGCCGGTGCTAAATCCGTACGTGCCATTGCCAGTCACTGTGTCATGTCCGATCCGGCATCATTCCGCGTACAGGAATCAGGCTTGACTGAAATGGTATTTACAGACAGCATTCCTTACTCCAAGAAATGCGATAAGGTTAAACAATTAAGCATTGCTGATATGTTTGCCGAAACTATCAGAAGAGTCGTAAGCAACGAATCTATCAGTTCTCAATATATTATTTGAAAATTGAGAATTAAGAAATAAAAAATAAGGGCTGCGCAATATTCATCCAGAATCGCGCAGCCCTCTCTATTTTTTAGGGACATTTTACCGAATGTCCCTTTTCATTCCCTGATTTCAATTACTCAACCTTCCCATTTTATAGGTTCCTTTCCGCACCAGCTTTCCATTTTTATCTGTTTCCACAAACGGACCGTCTTTTTTGCCTTGTTTGAAGAAACCTTCATAGCGGTTTCCGTTCTTATCTTCCTGCACGCCGCTCCCCTCTTCCAGACCATTTACAAAACCGCCTTTGTATTTTGTACCGTCGGTAAGAATCAGAGTTCCCTGACCGTTGAATTTATTATCTTTCCATTCGCCTTCGTAGGAGTCGCCGACGTTCCATTTGTAAACGCCATAGCCATTGCGCTGGTTGTCTTTCCATTGTCCGTCATATACAGCACCGTTCGCCCATGTAAACGTACCGTGTCCGTCCTGCATACCGTTCTTGAAGTTTCCTACATATTTATTGCCACTGGCATGATAGTAAATACCTTCACCGGTACGTTCACCCTGCACATAAGAACCTTCGTAACGGTCGCCCGTATGAAAGAAGTAAATACCCTTGCCATGCTGCATATCCTCTTTCCAATCACCCACATACTTATCACCATTGGCATATTCAAACGTGCCTTTACCGTCACGCACATCATTCTTCCATTGACCGTCGTATTTGCAACCGTCATTCCAGACTAACGTGCCTTCACCGTTTTTCTTATCGTCTTTCCACGAACCGATGTATTTGGAACCGTTCTTCCAAACGTAAGT
This window contains:
- a CDS encoding DUF5932 domain-containing protein; the protein is MEAKKFKVIIVEDVKLELKGTEEIFRHEIPDAEVIGTAMTEQEFWSLMETGVPDLVLLDLGLGGSTTIGVDICRNIFKRYPDVHVLIFTGEILNEKLWVDVLEAGADGIILKTGELLTKTDVQAVMDGKKLVFNYPILEKIVERFKTSVRNDTKRQEAVISYDIDEYDERFLRHLALGYTKEMIANLKGMPFGVKSLEKRQNDLIGRLFGECERVGVNATRLVVRALELRILDIDNLEADEE
- a CDS encoding DUF5113 domain-containing protein, whose product is MLCLIGTAFVSCVGTAPTKEVHLIDSLNQAAYAYRYKNLDSSCHAASKAYRGVKLYRQGKAEACNNLGFCAFMRMDFEQAEKYYQEVYSLTKNELELLIADIGLMKIYQRTALNKEFYDYRNSAVRRMKRIAEDNNLFVDRHERMRLAYARSEFYIVSAIYYYYLQQRPEALASINEVPENEELATDTNQLLYYHYIKGSASLCEGETPDERRLREFDELYTTWKLASRKGYLYFEGNGIQGLANLMASPDNYDFYQGRRTHALKQFGEPVDSLLPMRLGQQALEKFRQYNDIYQIAGAYVSIGKYLNAHGEYEQALDTLKRALECVNDHHRRFYDCHDSLDWLKAYDRRDTICAEKSWIRQKLKTVPEWISRIREQLSVTYAGLEMKEYSDYNRNIYLDILEDTRQDKELESRYQALEREAGQLNLLLFCVITGLIVVVVFFWFFNKRSKQRNRLHLHRLQSMLDICQEITVSIPADAQTEKDITDAILVAVRPKMKCLFGTEDVCIKNRELIFARHMRKDEQAMVQVINPYIQWALDNGMTSISLGEEQRRLEKQRYIHERHIAGNKRQNLIKKACLSIVDGIHPYIDRILNEVHKLIRMGYIHDETIKKEKYQYIDELVTTINEYNDILALWIKMKQGTLSLSIEVFELNELFELLRKGSRAFEMKQLDLEVEPTDACVKADRALTLFMINTLAENARKYTPKGGKVRIYARQENDFVEISVEDNGCGLSPEDVNHIIGEKVYDSKIIGMNDAPDREALRKNKGNGFGLMNCKGIIEKYKKTNPVFNVCLLNVKSTLGQGSRFYFRLPAGVRKVLTVILLVFSLGMVSCSKATDNDVPKETLTDSLTLVLQTEYELLLNKASDYANEAYYCNVDGEYALALQYIDSAMVCLNEHYGKYAEEPHRYMTLVGDDIPAELDWWNEMFNSDFHVILDIRNEAAVAFLALKQWDEYGYNNAAYTTLYKLLGEDQSLEDFCRELERSTNNKTVSILLVIILLVTLCLGYYVLYSRRRLVNRWNLEQVLEINKQVFTASVISASEDEEMLKREEDMLKDIPQQIADNAFDAVNELLSIERLSIAVYNEAAHRLEYASNPLEGVAENKLVWEDLMQCCFEEQRYLSENGMQALPLIVKAGNSTQCIGVLCLVRSRMQQESDRLLLELIARYIAIVIFNAVVKLAMKYRDIETAQDEARRASWEDSLLHVQNMVLDNCLSTIKHETIYYPNRIKQLIGKLRSGKLSETEERETVAAISELIEYYKGVFYILSQCASRQLEEVTFRRTVIPVPELLEAAEKYFRKVSRGVAASVVFSIETVSESVIGDVNQLHFLLENLIDEALSVPVAGKIRLTCAVEDDFVRFLFTDMRREKTREELNQLFYPNLACMTAGEKGKLCGTEYLLCKQIIRDHDEFAGRRGCRINAEPAEKGGFAVYFTLPRYLKRIQPGR
- a CDS encoding ribose-phosphate pyrophosphokinase; its protein translation is MSEKAPFMVFSGTNSRYLAEKICASLNCPLGKMNITHFADGEFAVSYEESIRGANVFLVQSTFPNSDNLMELLLMVDAAKRASAKSVIAVIPYFGWARQDRKDKPRVSIGAKLVADLLSVAGIDRLITMDLHADQIQGFFNIPVDHLYASAVFLPYIESLKLDDLVIATPDVGGSKRASTFSKYLGVPLVLCNKTREKANVVATMQIIGDVKDKNVVLVDDIVDTAGTITKAANIMMEAGAKSVRAIASHCVMSDPASFRVQESGLTEMVFTDSIPYSKKCDKVKQLSIADMFAETIRRVVSNESISSQYII
- a CDS encoding phosphatidylinositol-4-phosphate 5-kinase — translated: MKYLYTAIFLLYLSQGSVAAQEKGGFFDKIKGTFSSEIKIGTHTFKDGSVYTGEMKGRKPNGKGKTVFKNGDVYEGEYVKGKREGYGIYTFPDGEKYDGQWFQDQQHGRGIYYFMNNNRYDGMWYQDYQHGKGTMYYYNGDLYEGDWINDKREGQGTYVWKNGSKYIGSWKDDKKNGEGTLVWNDGCKYDGQWKNDVRDGKGTFEYANGDKYVGDWKEDMQHGKGIYFFHTGDRYEGSYVQGERTGEGIYYHASGNKYVGNFKNGMQDGHGTFTWANGAVYDGQWKDNQRNGYGVYKWNVGDSYEGEWKDNKFNGQGTLILTDGTKYKGGFVNGLEEGSGVQEDKNGNRYEGFFKQGKKDGPFVETDKNGKLVRKGTYKMGRLSN